Proteins found in one Fusarium oxysporum Fo47 chromosome V, complete sequence genomic segment:
- a CDS encoding peptidase S8/S53 domain-containing protein — MHYLKLLLALLPAIIAAPTVTDDDDIIEGAYIVTLKQKLDEKKVEQHIDWVDGIHNGSVFRRTEDGVKLVWNETTYKGYSGDFDKQTIKEIKKSKDVLAVEPVRKINLYETITQQRSTWGLGSISHRTPHFNNYIYDSSAGAGTYAYVVDTGINIGHDEFQGRAALGYNAYPGTEFVDANGHGTHCAGTIAGKEYGVAKRANLIAVKVFHTGSSRTDIVLDGYNWAVTNITNTPGRKEQAVISMSLGGSRSDAFNAAVQAAYSAGVHTVVAAGNDNADAAKYSPASAPNATTIGAIDVDNKRASFSNYGELVDLFAPGVNVKSAWYTSNSATNTISGTSMACPHVAGLSLYLRAKEGLTTPESVARRLKELATSGVVQDAGSGSPNLLAYNGAPPS, encoded by the exons ATGCATTACCTTAAGCTCCTCCTTGCTCTTCTGCCTGCGATCATTGCTGCTCCAACCGTAacagacgatgatgatattaTCGAGGGCGCCTACATCGTTACCCTGAAACAGAAACTTGACGAGAAGAAAGTCGAGCAGCACATCGATTGGGTTGATGGTATCCATAACGGAAGTGTTTTCCGTCGTACTGAAGATGGTGTCAAACTGGTCTGGAATGAGACGACCTATAAGGGGTACTCTGGAGACTTTGATAAGCAGACTATCAAGGAGATTAAGAAGAGCAAAGAT GTccttgctgttgagcctgTTCGCAAGATCAATCTTTACGAGACCATCACTCAGCAGAGATCGACTTGGGGTCTCGGCTCTATCTCGCATCGCACTCCTCATTTCAACAATTACATTTATGATTCGTCTGCTGGCGCTGGGACGTATGCGTATGTTGTTGATACTGGTATCAATATCGGGCATGACGAGTTTCAGGGCCGGGCTGCTTTGGGTTACAATGCTTATCCTGGTACTGAGTTTGTCGATGCCAATGGTCATGGGACACATTGTGCTGGTACTATTGCCGGTAAAGAGTATGGCGTAGCCAAAAGAGCAAACTTGATTGCAGTTAAGGTGTTTCACACCGGCAGT TCTCGAACTGATATCGTGCTTGATGGGTACAACTGGGCTGTGaccaacatcaccaacacccCAGGCCGCAAAGAACAGGCTGTTATATCCATGTCCCTCGGTGGCAGTCGCTCAGACGCCTTCAACGCCGCCGTCCAAGCTGCCTACAGCGCCGGAGTCCACACCGTAGTCGCAGCAGGAAACGACAATGCCGATGCCGCCAAGTACTCACCCGCCTCGGCCCCCAACGCCACGACCATAGGAGCAATCGACGTTGACAACAAACGAGCCAGCTTCTCCAACTACGGCGAGCTTGTTGATCTATTCGCGCCGGGTGTAAATGTCAAGAGTGCTTGGTATACCAGTAACAGTGCTACTAATACCATCAGTGGTACCAGTATGGCATGTCCTCATGTTGCGGGTTTGTCGCTGTATTTGAGAGCGAAGGAGGGCTTGACGACGCCTGAGAGTGTGGCGAGAAGATTGAAGGAGTTGGCGACGAGTGGTGTTGTTCAGGATGCTGGCAGCGGGAGCCCGAATTTGTTGGCTTATAACGGAGCTCCGCCGAGTTAG
- a CDS encoding SIT4 phosphatase-associated protein-domain-containing protein: protein MFWRFGGYANISTIDTILDKPDFTLEELLEETDLIQELKQHNSKLIEYLRSDKVLDNLLEYVVAPKLETVESPDESTDQEAKAKNRFLSLSRPRASSRATDPGDDEEEQEKKRNRYAFVACEILSSDTWSIYEALAENRQLIRDFWNFLSRPAPLDPLQASYFTKVNESLFEKKTEDMMELLTTLPDAVPNLLKHVECPMVMDLLLKIIALDRNEGGQGVVEWLYSKDIIPSLLSCLSPENNWVVQTAAGDFIKAIITISANASQNEQQCIGPNELTRQLVSKPCIEQLIGYMLGGGNPLTVGVGIIIEVIRKNNSDYDPDMGTEASAAPSSRDPIYLGTLLRLFAENVPKFMNLIMDVPSKKEKIDSTFGVKLEPLGFDRFKTCELMAELLHCSNMGLLNEPGSEELTAQRDIERQRLRTEGKLAPLKEEDHSTDDLTMRSAAPEEKRRLEVTNADDDGFEEVEPSKEMSEDTSHEFVKAEDDIPGASTTSLSKDEDDFVDEPLSPPQTAAKGDETRFDEPDLMVAPLSPTKTKTAEPASAEPAKADSTEKSESKEPGSEKAEESKPKTTQEDTPKEDTSDSSAILTPAPSEPESKAESTDASVKVEEQPRGISPQPDDMPAPLFSAPPPPESGADRPPQAAEKAAGDAQAATAEASTTETKTEEAKDDKPKEEQQPTGQASEEPVVGDFLKLQFVEHRVVPTILNFFFAYPWNNFLHNVVYDIVQQVFNGPMDRSYNPTLAVSLFEAADVTSAIINGQKASDESQAKTKTRMGYMGHLTLIAEEVVKFTERHPPELLSETVLDRVMSQEWISYVEGSLAETRERDNAILGGVRPEVAMGNRSMGGSGLGGVGLSGLSGGSGGGGSSALAEAGLNGGIELSQDSGNGIGPFTISGATLMSGFGSSSDEEDEDGDENEEDVNSEVSGVSAEAEDDGSDHSIPGYPGIAETLEDVIMRSPETFASQFPDLDYREDVTRGSPMDLDETVAHHQRSSQDEEQQHAEQVEDVSKPEGNP from the exons ATGTTTTGGAGATTCGGCGGTTACGCCAACATCTCCACCATCGACACAATCCTCGATAAGCCAGACTTTACCCTCGAGGAGCTACTCGAGGAGACAGACTTGATCCAGGAGCTCAAGCAGCACAACTCAAAGCTCATCGAATACCTCCGAAGCGACAAGGTCCTCGATAATCTGCTCGAATATGTAGTCGCTCCAAAGCTCGAGACCGTCGAGTCTCCCGACGAGTCCACCGACCaagaggccaaggccaagaaccGTTTCCTCTCTCTCTCGCGACCGCGCGCATCATCCCGCGCCACCGACCCGggcgacgatgaggaggagcaggagaagaagcgcaatCGCTACGCTTTTGTAGCTTGCGAGATTCTTAGCTCCGATACTTGGTCCATCTACGAGGCCTTGGCTGAGAACAGACAATTGATTCGCGATTTTTGGAACTTCTTGTCCCGCCCTGCCCCGCTCGATCCCCTCCAGGCGAGCTACTTCACAAAAGTCAATGAGTCTCtgttcgagaagaagactgagGACATGATGGAATTATTGACGACTCTTCCCGATGCTGTCCCTAATTTACTCAAGCATGTTGAGTGTCCTATGGTCATGGACCTACTGCTCAAAATCATTGCCCTGGACCGTAACGAGGGTGGCCAGGGTGTGGTCGAG TGGTTGTACTCCAAGGACATCATCCCGAGCCTTCTTTCCTGCCTCAGCCCCGAGAACAACTGGGTTGTGCAAACCGCCGCAGGTGACTTCATCAAGGCGATAATCACCATCTCTGCCAATGCCTCCCAGAACGAACAACAATGCATCGGCCCTAACGAGCTCACCCGCCAGCTTGTTTCCAAGCCATGCATTGAGCAGCTTATCGGCTACATGCTTGGCGGCGGCAACCCTCTGACAGTTGGTGTTGGTATCATTATTGAAGTCATTCGAAAGAACAACTCCGACTATGATCCTGATATGGGCACCGAGGCGAGCGCTGCGCCCTCCAGCCGCGATCCCATCTACCTGGGTACCCTTCTTCGTCTGTTCGCTGAGAACGTTCCCAAGTTCATGAACCTAATCATGGACGTTCCCTctaagaaggagaagatcgACTCGACCTTTGGCGTCAAGCTCGAGCCCCTTGGCTTTGACCGATTTAAGACATGTGAGCTCATGGCCGAGTTGTTGCACTGCAGTAACATGGGCTTGTTGAATGAGCCAGGTTCCGAGGAGCTTACGGCTCAGCGTGATATCGAGCGACAACGTCTTCGTACCGAGGGCAAGTTGGCGCCgctcaaggaggaggatcACTCCACTGACGACTTGACCATGCGAAGCGCTGCACCCGAGGAGAAGAGACGTCTTGAGGTCACTAACGCTGACGACGATGGTTTCGAGGAGGTTGAGCCTAGCAAGGAGATGAGTGAGGATACTTCTCATGAGTttgtcaaggctgaagaCGACATTCCTGGCGCTTCTACAACATCGCTCagcaaggatgaggatgacttTGTCGATGAGCCGCTCAGCCCTCCTCAAACAGCCGCAAAGGGCGACGAGACACGATTCGATGAGCCGGATTTGATGGTTGCGCCTTTGTCACCCACAAAAACCAAGACCGCTGAGCCTGCGTCTGCAGAGCCTGCTAAGGCTGATTCAACTGAGAAGTCCGAATCCAAGGAGCCCGGCAGCGAAAAGGCCGAGGAATCCAAGCCTAAGACAACGCAAGAGGATACTCCAAAGGAGGACACATCTGATTCTTCAGCTATCCTGACTCCTGCTCCATCCGAGCCAGAATCCAAGGCTGAATCTACGGATGCCTCCGTCAAGGTGGAGGAGCAGCCTCGAGGTATCTCTCCTCAGCCGGACGATATGCCTGCACCTCTCTTCtctgctcctcctccaccgGAATCTGGAGCTGATCGCCCACCACAAGCGGCTGAAAAGGCGGCTGGTGATGCTCAAGCTGCGACTGCTGAGGCCTCCACCACTGAGACAAAGAccgaggaggccaaggacgacaagcctaaggaggagcagcagcCTACCGGACAGGCTAGCGAGGAGCCCGTCGTTGGAGATTTCCTGAAGCTTCAGTTCGTTGAACACCGTGTTGTCCCAACCATTCTT aacttcttctttgcatACCCCTGGAACAACTTTCTGCATAATGTTGTGTACGATATCGTTCAGCAAGTTTTCAACGGCCCCATGGACCGCAGCTACAACCCCACATTGGCCGTTTCATTGTTCGAAGCTGCCGACGTTACAAGTGCCATCATCAACGGCCAAAAGGCCAGCGACGAGTCCcaggccaagaccaagacccGCATGGGATACATGGGACACCTCACCCTCATCGCTGAGGAGGTTGTTAAGTTCACCGAACGCCATCCCCCGGAGCTCCTCTCGGAGACTGTTCTTGACCGAGTCATGAGCCAGGAATGGATCAGCTACGTTGAGGGATCGCTCGCCGAGACACGCGAGCGAGACAATGCCATCCTTGGTGGTGTACGACCGGAGGTAGCTATGGGCAACCGGTCAATGGGCGGCAGTGGACTTGGTGGCGTTGGCCTGTCTGGCTTGAGCGGAGGCTCTGGCGGTGGTGGTTCCAGTGCACTTGCGGAAGCTGGCCTTAACGGGGGAATAGAGCTCAGCCAGGACAGCGGAAATGGCATCGGCCCTTTCACTATCAGTGGAGCCACATTAATGTCTGgctttggcagcagcagcgatgaggaggacgaagatggGGACGAAAACGAGGAGGATGTCAATTCCGAGGTGAGTGGTGTTTccgctgaagctgaagacgATGGTTCGGATCACAGCATCCCTGGATACCCTGGCATAGCAGAAACACTTGAGGATGTGATCATGCGGTCTCCTGAGACTTTTGCATCACAATTCCCTGACTTGGATTATCGGGAGGACGTCACAAGGGGGTCTCCTATGGACTTGGACGAAACTGTAGCACACCATCAGCGCTCatctcaagatgaagagcaaCAGCATGCTGAGCAGGTTGAGGATGTCTCGAAACCAGAAGGCAACCCTTAG